From the Paenibacillus sp. MMS20-IR301 genome, the window TATCCTGCTGCTGCTCGGACTGGGACGGATTATGCGCGGTGAATTCGATATGTTCTATCAGCTGATCGGCAACAACGGGCTGCTTATGGACACGACAGATATTATCGATACGCTGGCCTTCCGGTCACTGATGGGCACAGCGGATTTCGGAATGGCTTCCTCGGTCGGTTTCTATCAATCCGTACTAACGCTGATTATTATTCTTGGTGCTAACTGGCTGGTGCGCAGATACGACAAAGACCAGGCTTTATTTTAAACCCCTATTTTACTAAAGAAGCAGGTGATTTATATGAGCAGCAAAACCGCTGATCACAAACTGGATTCAGCCCCAATATACACGGCTATCGCTTATACACTGGTTGCCGTCATTGCCTTAATCTGTGTCTTGCCCTTTATCGTGCTTGTATCAGGCGCCTTTTCTTCAGAAAGCGCCATTCTCAAACATGGCTACTGGTTCTGGCCGCGTGACTTCTCACTGGAGGCCTTCGCCTTCATCTTCCGCTACCCGGAGGATCTGTTCGCCGGATACAAGGTTTCGATTATTGTCACTGTGGCCGGGACCACACTATCGTTGTTCATTTCGATGATGGCTGCTTACGTCCTGTCCCGTAAAGATTTGAAGCACCGTAACGCGTTATCGTTCTTCCTGTTCTTTACGACGCTGTTCAATGGCGGGCTGGCTCCGTATTACATCTGGCTCAGCCGTAATCTCCATTTATCCAATACCTATGCGGTGCTGATTCTGGCCCCGATGTTCAATGTAATGTACATCCTGATTCTCCGGAGCTTTATCCGGGAATCTGTACCGGAGCCGCTGATCGAATCGGCCAAAATTGACGGTGCAGGGGACTTCCGGATTTTCCTGAAAATTGTCCTGCCGCTTACGAAGCCTGCGATTGCCTCGATTGGTGTATTCACGGCGCTCGCTTACTGGAATGATTGGTGGACCGCCATGATGTTCACGAATAAAGATACGCTGATTCCGCTCCAGTACCTGCTCTATAA encodes:
- a CDS encoding carbohydrate ABC transporter permease, coding for MSSKTADHKLDSAPIYTAIAYTLVAVIALICVLPFIVLVSGAFSSESAILKHGYWFWPRDFSLEAFAFIFRYPEDLFAGYKVSIIVTVAGTTLSLFISMMAAYVLSRKDLKHRNALSFFLFFTTLFNGGLAPYYIWLSRNLHLSNTYAVLILAPMFNVMYILILRSFIRESVPEPLIESAKIDGAGDFRIFLKIVLPLTKPAIASIGVFTALAYWNDWWTAMMFTNKDTLIPLQYLLYKMLSSINLSAAMSQHVSNLDMPKETFKLAMTVIATGPIVLVFPFVQKYFVSGITIGAVKG